A stretch of the Synergistaceae bacterium genome encodes the following:
- the trkA gene encoding Trk system potassium transporter TrkA translates to MRIVLIGAGEVGYNVARDLASDGHDIIVVENNEERALRAENELDAIVIRGNGARPSVLNRAGVKDGCRDIPLLIACTNKDEVNIMACWIAKKMGVPHVIARAVGLEFTDNDTWAKDLGIDMFISPERSVAKEIEELLEVRGALHTAELAGGKAGIYVFRVADDSPMCGLPLFEVRKRNKSLITLIVCIQREGKSFVPKAKEILRPGDICYTMCYREQIHEIESLFQPMLTKKLKRVLIIGAGKIGFQAAKRLIDRIPRIDIRIIEQDRAKCEKVAPGLPGVLVICGDGADSELLLAEGIASSDGFVAATDQDETNLMLAVLGKTLGSSKSIAVVKRPNYLGMTKYIPVDSILNRNQTIAEVIIRNVRYPGSSRVLTVLEEISAEALELILSERSPAAWKALKDVDLPDGAIIGLLERGSDFLIPTGTTELKPGDKIVVFASTDTMPSAIQQLGEPLK, encoded by the coding sequence TTGCGCATCGTTCTGATAGGAGCCGGAGAGGTCGGTTATAACGTGGCCAGGGATCTGGCATCTGACGGGCATGATATTATTGTTGTTGAGAACAACGAGGAGAGGGCATTGCGTGCTGAGAATGAGCTTGATGCAATTGTCATCAGGGGCAATGGCGCAAGGCCGAGTGTTCTTAATCGTGCCGGAGTCAAAGACGGCTGCCGCGACATTCCGCTTCTGATAGCATGTACAAACAAAGATGAAGTAAATATCATGGCATGCTGGATCGCAAAAAAAATGGGCGTGCCGCATGTGATAGCACGTGCGGTTGGTCTTGAATTCACGGATAATGACACGTGGGCGAAAGACCTTGGCATCGATATGTTTATATCGCCCGAGCGTTCTGTGGCGAAGGAAATAGAAGAATTGCTGGAAGTACGCGGCGCGCTGCATACGGCTGAACTTGCCGGAGGCAAGGCCGGCATATACGTTTTCCGCGTTGCGGATGATTCTCCAATGTGCGGACTTCCTCTTTTTGAAGTAAGAAAAAGGAACAAAAGCCTTATAACGCTCATCGTATGTATCCAGAGAGAAGGAAAAAGCTTTGTGCCCAAGGCGAAGGAAATTCTAAGGCCTGGTGATATATGCTATACGATGTGTTACCGCGAACAGATACACGAAATAGAATCCTTGTTCCAGCCCATGCTTACAAAAAAACTGAAAAGAGTATTAATAATCGGCGCCGGTAAGATAGGTTTTCAGGCCGCCAAACGTCTTATCGACAGAATACCAAGAATTGATATCCGCATCATAGAACAGGACAGGGCGAAATGCGAGAAGGTTGCCCCCGGACTTCCGGGAGTGCTTGTAATATGCGGGGATGGGGCTGATTCGGAACTTCTTCTTGCAGAGGGGATAGCATCTTCAGATGGTTTCGTGGCGGCTACGGACCAGGATGAAACTAACCTCATGCTTGCTGTTTTAGGCAAAACACTTGGTTCCTCTAAGAGCATAGCGGTAGTCAAAAGACCTAACTATCTCGGAATGACGAAATATATCCCCGTTGATTCGATACTGAACAGGAATCAGACCATTGCCGAGGTTATCATAAGAAATGTGCGCTACCCCGGCTCTTCCAGAGTGCTGACCGTACTTGAAGAAATAAGCGCGGAGGCGCTTGAGCTGATACTTTCTGAAAGGTCTCCTGCCGCATGGAAGGCACTTAAGGATGTCGACCTTCCCGATGGTGCGATCATAGGGCTTCTTGAGCGCGGCTCTGATTTTCTCATACCTACGGGTACAACAGAACTGAAACCCGGCGATAAAATAGTTGTTTTTGCTTCAACAGATACAATGCCTTCGGCAATTCAGCAGCTTGGAGAGCCGTTAAAGTGA
- a CDS encoding TrkH family potassium uptake protein produces MNFRIVSKFLSAMVLLISASMLFPLLWALKDGTSDVSAFAISIVIGMIFSLLLFLLGHKADSKDMRTREAFAAVALAWVFASFQGSLPYMIGGYIPSFTDAYFETMSGFTTTGATILKNIEINPRGILMWRAETQWLGGMGIVVLTIALLPMLGMRVTQLFKAEVPGPVLEKISPRIQDMAIMLWKVYMGLTFVGIVILAAGGMSVYESICHIFTAVSTGGFSPRNASTAAYSSSYVDWALTLIMFLSGANFNLHLLAIKNKTLRPYKDPEFCFYSEIIFLSTCAVAIYIYAQGFFGNIADAVRFAAFHVVSIITTTGFVSADYSLWPPLTQMLLLSLMFVGGCAGSTAGAIKCIRVKIAGKQIASEIKTFIHPNATVPVRIGEQTIDHKMVSSVTSFIVLYFIIFILSVIAVSATGQDMITSIGGVATTLGNVGPGFGAVGPVNNFASQHPLAKWVFTFCMLCGRLELYTVLVLFSKDTWRR; encoded by the coding sequence GTGAATTTCCGCATAGTATCGAAATTTCTCTCCGCTATGGTTCTTCTTATATCTGCGAGCATGCTGTTTCCGCTTCTGTGGGCTCTTAAAGATGGAACAAGCGATGTGAGTGCATTCGCGATTTCTATTGTCATAGGTATGATTTTCTCGTTGCTCCTCTTCTTATTAGGGCATAAAGCGGACTCAAAGGATATGAGGACACGGGAAGCTTTCGCTGCTGTCGCTCTTGCTTGGGTTTTTGCTTCATTTCAAGGTAGCCTGCCATATATGATTGGAGGATATATACCATCGTTTACGGATGCTTATTTTGAGACAATGTCAGGTTTTACGACGACAGGAGCCACGATTCTTAAAAATATAGAGATAAACCCAAGGGGAATTCTTATGTGGCGTGCTGAAACACAATGGTTGGGCGGCATGGGTATAGTCGTTCTTACTATAGCTCTGCTTCCGATGCTCGGCATGAGAGTTACGCAGCTTTTCAAAGCGGAAGTTCCAGGTCCGGTTCTTGAAAAAATAAGCCCGCGCATACAGGATATGGCCATAATGCTATGGAAAGTATACATGGGACTGACTTTTGTCGGTATAGTAATTCTCGCCGCGGGCGGAATGAGTGTTTATGAGTCAATATGTCACATATTTACCGCTGTCTCGACAGGTGGATTTTCGCCGCGTAATGCAAGTACGGCTGCATACAGTTCATCTTATGTCGATTGGGCCCTTACACTGATTATGTTTTTGTCAGGAGCAAATTTTAACCTTCATCTTCTGGCTATAAAAAATAAGACATTAAGGCCATATAAAGATCCGGAATTTTGCTTTTATTCCGAAATCATTTTTCTTTCAACATGCGCTGTCGCAATTTATATTTATGCGCAGGGTTTTTTCGGGAATATAGCAGATGCGGTACGTTTTGCAGCGTTTCATGTTGTCAGCATTATTACCACAACAGGTTTTGTATCTGCAGATTATTCGCTTTGGCCTCCTTTAACGCAGATGCTGCTTCTCTCTCTCATGTTTGTTGGCGGATGCGCCGGTTCAACGGCAGGCGCAATAAAATGTATACGTGTGAAAATAGCCGGTAAACAGATAGCATCCGAAATCAAGACATTTATACATCCTAATGCAACTGTTCCCGTAAGGATAGGGGAACAAACCATAGATCATAAAATGGTATCCTCTGTAACTTCTTTTATAGTGCTTTACTTCATCATTTTTATACTGTCGGTGATTGCTGTTTCGGCAACCGGGCAGGATATGATCACGTCAATAGGAGGCGTAGCCACAACGCTGGGAAACGTAGGCCCGGGATTTGGTGCTGTAGGCCCTGTTAATAACTTCGCATCGCAGCACCCACTTGCAAAGTGGGTCTTCACATTCTGCATGCTGTGCGGCAGGCTTGAGCTGTACACGGTCCTGGTCCTATTCTCAAAAGATACATGGCGCAGATAA
- a CDS encoding adenosylcobalamin-dependent ribonucleoside-diphosphate reductase — translation MIVKPSFSKSAQEILRDRYLWRDEFGSPIETPEQMLLRVAHHVASAEKTLSLQYKWADEYYDVMAKLLFLPNSPTIMNSGRPAPHGQLAACFVIGIEDSMESICEAIRKQMLIHKSGGGTGFNFSNLRSAGAKVNSTNGRASGPISFMSLFDKATETVQQGGMRRGANMGILNVDHPDIRDFIHCKDTDGTISNFNISVGMFDSFMEKAEADHDGEEAKLLREIAETAWRTGDPGIIFLDAINRGNTTPNLGPLMSTNPCGESPLYPNEACNLGSINIAGMFKKGRFDYGLLKEVAATATRFLDSVIDVNHYPLPEISEAVRHTRKIGLGVMGWADLLFQLRIPYDSEEALALAGEIMSVIKAAAHETSVLLGIEKGIPEDLAHLGRRNATLTCIAPTGTIALLADCSSGIEPIFALEHTRVRTQIDGTKVIMKQVNRYYAEALKEGLPDDVIKSVFVTSHDVSSVFHVRTQSVFQKYTDLAVSKTVNLPHNSSVKDVLGIYVLAWKLGCKGITIYRDGSKSQQVLYRKSDNKEEDPCAEEGAERDSDREPVPVFTASKQLKLKRRPD, via the coding sequence ATGATAGTCAAACCGTCATTCAGCAAATCAGCACAGGAAATACTCAGAGACCGCTATCTCTGGAGAGATGAGTTCGGCAGTCCGATAGAGACTCCGGAACAGATGCTCCTCCGCGTTGCACATCACGTGGCGTCTGCTGAGAAGACGCTGTCACTTCAGTATAAGTGGGCGGACGAATATTACGATGTGATGGCGAAGCTTCTCTTTCTTCCCAACAGCCCCACGATCATGAATTCCGGCAGGCCGGCGCCGCATGGCCAGCTTGCGGCCTGCTTTGTCATAGGAATAGAGGATTCGATGGAAAGCATCTGCGAGGCTATCCGCAAGCAGATGCTGATCCACAAAAGCGGCGGCGGCACCGGATTCAACTTCTCAAATCTGCGCAGCGCCGGTGCGAAAGTCAACAGCACAAACGGCCGTGCGTCAGGTCCTATTTCATTCATGAGTCTTTTTGACAAGGCGACGGAGACTGTCCAGCAGGGCGGGATGCGCCGCGGCGCGAACATGGGCATTCTCAACGTCGACCATCCCGATATCCGTGACTTTATACACTGCAAGGATACGGACGGAACGATCTCGAACTTCAACATATCAGTCGGGATGTTTGACAGTTTCATGGAAAAGGCTGAAGCCGACCATGACGGCGAAGAGGCAAAGCTTCTCCGCGAGATCGCGGAGACCGCATGGCGCACCGGCGACCCCGGGATAATATTCCTCGATGCCATCAACAGGGGAAACACAACCCCGAACCTTGGCCCGCTCATGAGCACGAATCCATGCGGCGAATCGCCTCTTTATCCTAACGAGGCATGCAATCTGGGTTCGATAAATATTGCCGGTATGTTCAAAAAGGGCCGGTTTGACTATGGACTGCTTAAAGAAGTCGCAGCCACCGCAACGCGATTTCTTGACAGCGTCATAGATGTAAACCACTACCCGCTGCCGGAGATCTCGGAGGCCGTAAGGCATACGCGCAAAATAGGGCTGGGCGTTATGGGGTGGGCGGATCTTCTTTTTCAGCTCCGCATACCTTACGACAGCGAGGAAGCACTTGCGCTTGCCGGGGAGATAATGTCCGTTATAAAGGCTGCCGCCCATGAAACATCGGTGCTGCTCGGCATTGAGAAAGGCATACCTGAGGATCTCGCGCACCTTGGACGCCGTAATGCGACGCTCACCTGTATAGCCCCTACAGGGACGATTGCGCTTCTGGCAGACTGCTCCTCCGGCATAGAACCTATTTTTGCACTGGAACACACTCGCGTTCGCACGCAGATAGACGGGACAAAGGTAATAATGAAGCAGGTCAACCGTTACTACGCCGAGGCCTTGAAGGAAGGGCTGCCCGATGATGTGATAAAGTCGGTTTTTGTGACTTCACACGACGTTTCGTCGGTTTTTCACGTCCGGACACAGAGCGTTTTCCAGAAATACACGGACCTTGCTGTCTCGAAGACGGTAAACCTGCCCCACAACAGTTCTGTCAAAGATGTGCTCGGTATATATGTTTTGGCATGGAAGCTGGGCTGTAAGGGCATCACGATTTACCGTGACGGCTCGAAATCTCAGCAGGTCCTCTACCGCAAGAGTGACAACAAAGAAGAAGATCCATGCGCAGAAGAGGGAGCGGAGCGTGACTCGGACCGTGAACCCGTTCCTGTTTTCACAGCATCGAAACAGCTTAAGCTTAAACGCAGACCTGACTGA
- a CDS encoding MBL fold metallo-hydrolase, which produces MELVNLKGGTWAVPGPVNIGVYVKENGAVLIDSGNSPDAGRKILRLIEANGWNLRWIINTHFHADHVGGNAFIQKRTDCGIAASPKEAFFIDFPETEPQELWSGAAPKQLCNKFLQAEKSNVTRLFAPGDELEGFGLAAVDLAGHAHGQIGVRTPDNVLFIADSAISEKILEKYSIPFVADFERAMATFDNLEKMAAEIFVPSHGDICSDIKPMVKANRSCLEKLRNEIAEICTEPKTRDDILASLSIRHGINMNLAQYVLIYSTAAAIITPLIDSGELNMSFDAGTLYLKKRD; this is translated from the coding sequence ATGGAACTCGTCAACTTGAAGGGCGGCACATGGGCCGTCCCCGGGCCAGTCAATATCGGCGTCTATGTAAAAGAAAACGGCGCGGTGCTTATCGACAGCGGCAACAGTCCCGACGCAGGACGCAAGATATTGCGCCTTATAGAGGCAAATGGCTGGAACTTAAGATGGATAATCAATACACACTTCCATGCCGACCATGTCGGCGGAAACGCTTTCATCCAGAAACGCACGGATTGCGGTATCGCAGCATCACCCAAGGAGGCCTTTTTTATCGACTTTCCCGAGACGGAGCCACAGGAACTATGGTCGGGGGCCGCACCTAAGCAGCTGTGCAATAAATTCCTGCAGGCTGAGAAATCAAATGTGACAAGACTTTTTGCTCCCGGCGACGAGCTTGAGGGCTTCGGGCTTGCTGCCGTGGACCTTGCGGGACATGCACACGGACAGATCGGGGTCCGCACACCGGATAACGTGCTTTTTATCGCTGATTCAGCAATATCTGAAAAAATACTTGAAAAATACAGCATCCCGTTCGTCGCTGACTTTGAACGCGCTATGGCGACTTTTGATAACCTGGAGAAGATGGCTGCGGAAATATTTGTACCGTCACACGGGGATATATGCTCCGATATAAAGCCTATGGTCAAAGCCAACAGGAGCTGTCTTGAAAAACTTCGCAATGAGATAGCAGAGATATGCACCGAGCCAAAGACACGCGATGACATCCTCGCTTCACTGTCCATCCGCCATGGGATCAATATGAACCTTGCCCAGTACGTGCTCATATACAGTACCGCAGCGGCCATCATAACTCCGCTGATAGACTCCGGCGAGCTTAACATGAGCTTCGACGCGGGAACTCTATACCTGAAAAAGAGGGACTGA